Proteins from a genomic interval of Deltaproteobacteria bacterium:
- a CDS encoding sugar kinase yields the protein MTLKIRDEASCRFDLVTLGECMIRLSPPGHGRLEFARQLEVWVGGGEYNVAYDLARLGLRAAWVSKLPMNPLGRLIMNHGRAVGVDMGHVVLVPYDGVGKRSRVGLNFTEVGTGLRPSVTMYDRGHSAASQLGPGEIDWEELFTVQGVRWFHLGGIFTALSEDAAKVAAEAMEAAKRAGTIVSYDLNFRSKLWSSEEAQRVTRPLVEKMDFVIGNEEDFQKVLGFGVEGVDEKLLQLPVENYKRMVGTVMENYPHLKGVGTTLREVVSGLINHWSAILYYDGAFYESRRYENLEIEDRVGGGDGFSSGMIYGFLKDKPPAECVEFGAAHGALLQSTRGDTSMVTLDEVLHVIAGGTARIKR from the coding sequence ATGACATTGAAGATTCGAGACGAGGCGTCGTGTCGGTTCGACCTGGTTACTCTGGGGGAATGCATGATTCGGTTGAGCCCGCCTGGGCACGGGCGGCTCGAGTTCGCCCGCCAGTTGGAGGTGTGGGTGGGGGGAGGGGAATACAACGTGGCTTACGACCTTGCCAGGCTCGGGCTCAGAGCCGCATGGGTAAGCAAGCTGCCCATGAACCCCCTGGGCCGCCTGATCATGAACCACGGCAGGGCCGTAGGTGTCGATATGGGGCATGTGGTGCTCGTGCCCTATGACGGCGTGGGCAAGCGGAGCCGGGTGGGCCTCAATTTCACGGAGGTGGGCACCGGGTTGCGTCCCAGCGTGACCATGTACGACCGGGGACATTCGGCAGCCTCCCAACTCGGTCCCGGCGAGATCGATTGGGAAGAACTCTTCACGGTGCAGGGAGTCCGGTGGTTCCATCTTGGCGGGATCTTCACTGCTCTGAGCGAAGATGCTGCCAAGGTGGCGGCAGAGGCGATGGAGGCGGCAAAGAGGGCGGGTACCATTGTTTCCTATGACCTGAACTTCCGTTCAAAGCTCTGGTCGAGCGAGGAAGCGCAGCGTGTTACGCGCCCCCTCGTGGAAAAGATGGACTTTGTCATCGGAAACGAGGAAGACTTCCAAAAGGTACTGGGTTTTGGAGTGGAAGGGGTGGACGAAAAACTTCTCCAACTGCCCGTGGAGAACTACAAGAGGATGGTAGGCACGGTGATGGAGAACTACCCCCATCTCAAAGGCGTGGGGACGACGCTGCGAGAGGTGGTCAGCGGCCTGATCAATCACTGGAGTGCGATCCTCTACTATGACGGAGCCTTCTATGAATCAAGGCGCTACGAGAACCTTGAGATTGAAGATCGCGTCGGAGGAGGGGACGGATTCTCGTCGGGGATGATCTATGGATTTCTCAAGGACAAACCCCCTGCGGAATGTGTGGAATTCGGTGCAGCCCACGGTGCGCTCCTCCAGAGCACCAGGGGTGATACGAGTATGGTCACGCTGGACGAGGTGCTCCACGTCATCGCCGGGGGCACGGCTCGGATCAAGCGGTAA
- a CDS encoding Ldh family oxidoreductase: MTARLIAADKLRAFGAGVFQRAGVPRGDAQIAAEILVEANLRGVDTHGIYLSNLYARRLRKGLINPKPRFRFERRRAGVGILDADYSLGQLSTLEAARRAVELARASGVGIVAVKNSNHFGAAAYYGEYCAKQDCIGLVMSDGECDVIPFGGREKFLGTNPLCCCIPAGTYPWFCMDMATSEVAFGKVRAAAEAGRPIPPNWAVDRDGRPVTDATKAYAVVPMSGAKGYALGLMIEILSSRFTGMPYGAHIVRKFDDWEHRAFMGHYVQAIDIAAFCPVEQFKRGMDELLADLKGQPRAPGVDEILIPGEPEWRTRERRLKEGCPIREEEVELLGRLGEEFGVPFPA, from the coding sequence ATGACCGCTCGTCTAATTGCCGCCGACAAATTACGAGCCTTCGGAGCCGGGGTATTCCAGAGGGCCGGTGTTCCCAGGGGGGATGCTCAAATCGCCGCAGAGATTCTCGTAGAGGCCAATCTCAGGGGTGTCGACACCCATGGGATCTACTTGAGCAACCTCTATGCCCGCCGGCTGCGCAAGGGGTTGATCAACCCGAAACCGAGGTTCCGCTTCGAGAGGAGGAGGGCGGGGGTGGGGATTCTCGATGCGGACTACTCTCTGGGACAGCTCTCCACCCTGGAGGCGGCCCGAAGAGCCGTGGAGCTGGCCAGGGCCTCGGGGGTCGGCATCGTGGCCGTGAAGAACTCGAACCATTTCGGCGCAGCCGCTTATTACGGGGAGTATTGCGCAAAGCAGGATTGTATCGGCCTGGTCATGTCCGACGGAGAATGCGATGTGATCCCCTTTGGCGGCCGGGAGAAGTTTCTCGGTACGAATCCTCTTTGTTGCTGTATCCCTGCCGGGACCTATCCGTGGTTCTGCATGGACATGGCCACGAGCGAGGTGGCCTTCGGTAAGGTGCGGGCGGCTGCCGAGGCAGGCAGACCGATCCCTCCCAACTGGGCCGTGGACAGGGATGGAAGGCCGGTCACCGATGCCACCAAGGCTTACGCGGTCGTGCCCATGAGCGGGGCCAAAGGGTATGCCCTGGGTCTCATGATCGAGATTCTGTCGAGCCGTTTTACAGGAATGCCCTATGGAGCCCATATTGTGCGGAAATTCGACGACTGGGAGCACAGGGCCTTTATGGGCCATTATGTCCAGGCAATAGATATCGCCGCTTTCTGCCCGGTTGAGCAGTTCAAAAGGGGGATGGATGAGCTCCTCGCGGACCTGAAGGGGCAGCCCCGGGCCCCTGGAGTGGACGAAATCCTCATACCGGGTGAGCCCGAGTGGCGGACCAGGGAGCGGCGGTTGAAGGAGGGATGCCCGATAAGGGAGGAAGAGGTGGAGCTGCTCGGCCGGCTTGGGGAGGAGTTCGGGGTTCCCTTTCCGGCGTGA